A single window of Candidatus Binatus sp. DNA harbors:
- a CDS encoding arsenate reductase family protein, with protein sequence MKRIRFVWKSTCTTCRDARSFLRKDLGVELDERDYARVALSAAELKDLFAGRDPRDFLNPRSPAFKAMGLAGKSLTVEQAFALMVKEPNLIKRPIVVAGKQMIAGFDRERLRAALK encoded by the coding sequence TGGAAATCCACTTGCACGACTTGCCGCGACGCGCGAAGTTTCTTGCGCAAGGATCTCGGCGTCGAACTCGACGAGCGCGACTATGCGCGAGTTGCGCTGAGTGCGGCTGAGCTGAAGGATCTTTTTGCGGGCCGCGACCCGCGCGATTTTCTAAACCCGCGCAGCCCGGCCTTCAAGGCGATGGGCCTAGCGGGTAAATCGCTCACGGTCGAGCAGGCGTTCGCGCTGATGGTGAAGGAGCCGAATCTAATCAAGCGCCCGATCGTCGTCGCGGGCAAACAAATGATCGCAGGCTTCGACCGCGAGCGGCTGCGCGCCGCGCTGAAATAG